Proteins from a single region of Hordeum vulgare subsp. vulgare chromosome 6H, MorexV3_pseudomolecules_assembly, whole genome shotgun sequence:
- the LOC123406368 gene encoding uncharacterized protein LOC123406368 yields the protein MCQRRGADGPVELLAQLSKMSPSAAARAGRRSPRLALDEEAPVSAFMARAPTAEGRCIPSPKLVAEAPTATVSCAGVAHGRHGESGCTGSTSSAGGTGSTSSWTS from the coding sequence ATGTGCCAGCGGCGGGGCGCCGATGGGCCAGTGGAGCTGCTCGCCCAGTTGTCGAAGATGTCCCCGAGCGCAGCAGCCCGTGCGGGGAGGCGCAGCCCGAGGCTAGCGCTCGACGAAGAAGCGCCGGTGTCCGCGTTCATGGCGCGTGCACCAACCGCCGAGGGCAGGTGCATCCCCAGCCCTAAGCTTGTTGCAGAAGCCCCAACGGCCACTGTCTCGTGCGCCGGAGTCGCTCATGGAAGGCATGGCGAGTCCGGCTGCACAGGCTCCACGAGCAGCGCCGGTGGCACGGGCTCGACCTCCTCCTGGACCTCGTAG